One window of Deinococcus metalli genomic DNA carries:
- a CDS encoding GNAT family N-acetyltransferase, with protein sequence MTDAVTLSDMHVKLREAHAEDFDIIRDLLTRCGLTTGSVTPEGSTYWIADLDGVPGGCIGLEHGDGVSLIRSTAVVPEARNQGLGRALVTSALTQASLLGHRAVYLFSEEAGDYWRRFGFVPAQPDDIIAALPDAPQVRSGLSKGWIHAEQAWTCALGGGGPA encoded by the coding sequence ATGACCGATGCCGTGACCCTGTCCGACATGCACGTGAAGCTCCGCGAGGCGCACGCGGAGGACTTCGACATCATCCGCGACCTGCTGACCCGCTGCGGCCTGACCACCGGCAGCGTGACGCCGGAGGGCAGCACGTACTGGATTGCCGACCTGGACGGCGTGCCCGGCGGCTGCATCGGCCTGGAGCACGGCGACGGCGTGTCGCTGATCCGCTCGACGGCGGTGGTGCCCGAGGCGCGCAACCAAGGCCTGGGCCGCGCGCTGGTCACGTCCGCGCTCACGCAGGCGTCGCTGCTGGGCCACCGCGCCGTGTACCTGTTCAGCGAGGAAGCCGGGGATTACTGGCGGCGCTTCGGCTTCGTGCCCGCCCAGCCGGACGACATCATCGCGGCGCTGCCGGACGCCCCGCAGGTGCGCAGCGGCCTGTCCAAGGGCTGGATTCACGCCGAGCAGGCGTGGACGTGCGCGCTGGGCGGTGGCGGCCCGGCATGA